A single region of the Vicia villosa cultivar HV-30 ecotype Madison, WI unplaced genomic scaffold, Vvil1.0 ctg.000960F_1_1_1, whole genome shotgun sequence genome encodes:
- the LOC131632553 gene encoding uncharacterized protein LOC131632553, which produces MMYKSLQGRKPSVPWRGVCFGNGARPRATFILWLACRNRLPTKDRICKFGVQNDEKCIYCGEKESCQHLFFECRVTRLVWLQVLKWLKIHHMPHGWDLELVWISKNASRSNGRSRALQIAIAEAVYVVWSVRNHKIFQEDNHMELDSNQIIQNIKWRMSGNPKLEAYCHTLDNE; this is translated from the coding sequence ATGATGTACAAGAGTTTGCAGGGGAGGAAGCCAAGTGTGCCTTGGAGAGGAGTTTGTTTTGGTAATGGTGCCAGACCAAGAGCTACCTTTATTCTTTGGCTTGCTTGCAGAAACAGACTTCCGACCAAGGACAGAATTTGCAAATTTGGAGTACAAAATGATGAGAAATGCATCTATTGTGGAGAGAAGGAAAGCTGTCAACACTTATTTTTTGAGTGCAGGGTAACAAGACTTGTTTGGCTGCAAGTGTTGAAGTGGCTGAAGATACATCATATGCCCCACGGATGGGACCTAGAATTAGTATGGATAAGCAAAAATGCTAGCAGGAGCAATGGTAGAAGCAGAGCACTACAAATAGCGATAGCTGAAGCAGTGTATGTTGTGTGGAGTGTGAGAAATCATAAGATATTCCAAGAGGACAATCATATGGAGCTGGATAGCAACCAGATTATACAGAACATAAAATGGAGAATGAGTGGGAATCCTAAATTGGAAGCATATTGCCATACCCTTGATAATGAGTAG